A single window of Thermococcus celericrescens DNA harbors:
- a CDS encoding ABC transporter ATP-binding protein — MITARNLTKRFGRLIALDSVDLEIDEGLTLILGPNGGGKSTFLNLCAGLYRPSKGEIKVLGENPWSNDGLRKRIGVSFDPPALPKHRTAREWLNYLARVKGLGEREVREAAELFSAVKYLDRKMGEYSAGMLKRISLTQAFLGKPELVLLDEPLANLDLEGIKEVAGVIGELAQKGTNMVVISHIWRPLGEFADRIVVIAAGRVVLTGTPEEVVPEIEGI, encoded by the coding sequence ATGATAACCGCGAGGAACCTCACCAAGCGGTTCGGAAGGCTGATAGCGCTGGACTCCGTAGACCTCGAAATCGATGAGGGACTAACGCTTATACTCGGTCCCAACGGCGGCGGAAAGAGCACCTTCCTGAACCTCTGCGCTGGCCTCTACAGGCCAAGCAAAGGGGAAATCAAGGTCCTGGGGGAGAACCCCTGGAGCAACGACGGGCTGAGGAAAAGGATAGGCGTCTCCTTCGACCCGCCGGCTCTTCCGAAGCACAGGACGGCCAGGGAATGGCTCAACTACCTGGCCAGGGTCAAGGGGCTGGGGGAGAGGGAGGTAAGGGAAGCCGCGGAGCTCTTCTCGGCGGTGAAATACCTCGACAGAAAGATGGGAGAGTACTCCGCCGGCATGCTCAAGAGGATCAGCCTCACCCAGGCGTTCCTCGGAAAGCCGGAGCTGGTGCTCCTTGATGAGCCTCTAGCCAACTTGGATCTGGAGGGGATAAAGGAAGTCGCAGGAGTTATAGGAGAGCTGGCCCAAAAGGGGACCAACATGGTCGTGATTTCCCACATCTGGCGCCCCCTGGGGGAGTTCGCAGACAGAATCGTTGTGATAGCCGCGGGGAGGGTGGTGCTGACGGGAACTCCTGAGGAGGTGGTGCCCGAGATCGAGGGGATATGA
- a CDS encoding PEGA domain-containing protein yields MVRWKVIFLAFLVAGLLVPPAYSAGESAMERPGYLFVEAPRGLVADIVGVGSYATPVGLVLPPGNYTVRITGNVTVVAWVSVVAETATIVRVNPSEIAEAVSGVGIVSIRAIFNESANYSREKLNPPFNPLQKITGCGYGSLYINISRPVPMDLVERGPEEVYLIPNGTFIHIGDSDGKPCIEYVEVNVGAAHAESVRNATYLVPWARLEITSVPNDLTFYINGGHNIYIFYTPMGIYVPAIPHDVYNATAVGYYGTIRIPVIHRLEAHTVGIAEDHYLIESVVKVAPNETYHINVDMEKVKSTLTVEREAVRAVPLEVDSEPGNASIVVTDGVLRVFATTPATLFLPPGNYTVIASRDNLSARESVVLTESASAFLKLSPANAILHVVTYPGNATVLLNGEEVKAKNLTLSPGCYNITVEAPGYLTKSVEVILAPNESKRIEVSLEKKPAVEDQEIVISPPSSGVDDIKSEESPANENDIPEGTQTLPTSPTNDVPDQAGRDNGSLWVKIVILIGVVGAVYLALRLRR; encoded by the coding sequence ATGGTGAGATGGAAGGTCATTTTCCTAGCATTTTTGGTGGCCGGTCTGCTCGTTCCCCCCGCGTATTCGGCCGGAGAAAGCGCGATGGAGAGGCCCGGCTACCTGTTCGTTGAGGCGCCCCGTGGTCTGGTGGCTGATATAGTAGGGGTAGGCTCTTACGCTACTCCCGTAGGTCTGGTGCTCCCTCCTGGAAACTACACCGTCAGGATAACCGGAAACGTCACGGTGGTTGCCTGGGTTTCGGTGGTGGCTGAAACCGCCACCATCGTTCGCGTGAATCCCAGTGAGATTGCGGAGGCGGTTTCAGGGGTGGGAATCGTGTCGATAAGGGCAATCTTCAACGAGAGCGCCAACTACAGCCGGGAGAAGCTCAACCCACCCTTTAATCCCCTTCAGAAAATCACTGGTTGTGGCTACGGGAGTCTGTACATAAACATATCCAGGCCGGTTCCAATGGACCTCGTGGAGAGGGGACCCGAGGAGGTTTACCTGATTCCAAACGGGACGTTCATACACATTGGTGACTCAGACGGGAAGCCTTGCATAGAGTACGTTGAAGTCAATGTGGGAGCAGCCCACGCGGAGAGCGTCAGAAACGCCACCTACCTCGTCCCTTGGGCGCGGCTGGAGATAACTTCGGTTCCCAATGACCTAACGTTTTACATCAACGGGGGTCATAACATATACATCTTCTACACCCCAATGGGTATTTACGTCCCGGCAATCCCCCACGACGTCTACAACGCCACCGCCGTCGGTTACTACGGAACGATACGGATTCCGGTAATTCACAGGCTCGAGGCCCACACGGTGGGAATAGCTGAGGACCACTACCTAATCGAAAGTGTCGTGAAAGTTGCCCCCAACGAGACGTACCACATCAACGTGGACATGGAAAAGGTGAAGTCCACGCTGACGGTGGAGAGGGAGGCTGTGAGAGCGGTTCCCCTTGAAGTCGATTCCGAGCCGGGCAACGCTTCCATCGTGGTCACAGATGGTGTTTTAAGGGTCTTTGCCACCACACCGGCGACACTGTTCCTTCCCCCTGGGAACTACACGGTCATAGCATCTAGAGACAACCTCTCCGCCAGGGAATCGGTGGTTCTTACGGAGAGCGCAAGCGCCTTCCTGAAACTCTCCCCGGCCAACGCGATCCTCCACGTCGTGACGTATCCGGGCAACGCGACGGTGCTCCTGAACGGCGAGGAGGTCAAGGCTAAAAACCTCACCCTCAGCCCCGGATGCTACAACATAACCGTGGAGGCTCCCGGCTATCTCACGAAGAGCGTGGAGGTAATCCTCGCGCCCAACGAATCGAAGAGGATTGAAGTGAGCCTGGAGAAGAAGCCCGCGGTGGAGGACCAGGAAATCGTCATCTCACCGCCTTCGAGCGGAGTGGACGACATCAAATCGGAGGAGAGCCCGGCCAACGAAAACGACATTCCCGAGGGCACCCAAACCCTCCCAACGTCACCCACCAATGACGTCCCCGATCAAGCAGGAAGGGACAACGGCTCCCTGTGGGTCAAGATAGTTATCCTCATCGGGGTCGTGGGTGCGGTCTACCTGGCCCTGAGACTGAGGAGGTGA